Part of the Paenibacillus sp. JNUCC32 genome is shown below.
AACAAGCTCAAGAGGACGAGCTTTACGCTCGCCCTCTTGTATATGGACAGACATGTCCATGCTGTAATGGATTAATTGACGGTCAGGGACGCATCGGTTTCTCCTGCCCACTCGCCTACAGGTTTGATGGTATACGTCGATCCCGGCTTCAATTTACTTTCCTGCGTCAAATCGAATATGCCTACGGCTCCTTTTCGGCTTGAATATTTATAGGTCGCAATGTGTTGATTGCCGTCAGCGTCGGTCAATTCCACGCTCCGGCCGGAGAACAGCTCATCCCCCGGATCCTCGGACAACGTGATGGCTATGGAACTGTCGCTGACTGCCTCGGCTCCGACGATGTCCAGCGGAGCAAACGATCCTGCAACGAATGACGGATTGGCGATCTGTGCCCAGTCCGAAGAAATGGTGTAGGTAACGCCCGGCGTCAACGTCTGGCCTTCCGGCAATCGGAATTTCGGCTCTTGCTTGCCGTCGGTGGATTGGGTGAAGGGTACGTATTTGGCCACGATGGGTTGTCCGCCTGCAGGCGTAATCGTAACTTCCCTGGCTTGACCAGAAGATATGATCTGATAGACCTTGCCATCGGCGCTGTTATTCTCATCCAATACGAAGGCATTGGCTCCGCGGCCTCCGCTATAAGCGGAAATAACATAACCGTAGTCGACGACGCCATTCTCCTTGAGCGCCTCCAATTCAAATGTATCCTGGGTGACCTGTCTGGCCTCGGTCATGTCCAGCTTCGTGCTGTTTCCTGTAAATGTACCTGCTGTTTTCCCTTTATAGGTCAGCGTATACGATGTCCCCGGTTTTTGAACGGAAGTTGGAACGATATAGGTGGAAATAGAACCCGTCTTCAGACGCGGCATATTCGTCAGGGCAAGACCGTCGTTAAATTTAAAATCTTCTTTGGCTTTGGCAAACGCCTCATCGTCCGATGTCAATGGAGCATCAAAGGTGACGATCAAGGTGATGGCATTCAGTGCGCGGACGCTCGTGATTTTTGCTTTTTCCGACGGTATTGCGTCATGTGCAATGCTGATCAAATAGGCAGCCTGACCTCGAGTGGCATGGCCCTCCTCGGAATAAAAACGCTCAGCCCAGTAATCCACGGACTTCGCATCTCGTTTCAGAGCCTTAGACACCATCTGTACCAGTTCGGCATGGGTAACGCTTCCCCTTGGATCAAAACGTCCGTCCGGTGCCTGCATAATATCTAGTGCTACCAGCTCTGTTGCGTACCGCTCATACCACGCGTTAGATTTCACATCCGTGAAGCTTGGCTCTGTCTGCCCTTTGCCTTCAAGACCAAACGCAAGCACCAGCATTTTCGCCAGCTCCGCCCGTGTGATCGGACTTGTTATCCCCATCGTGCCGTCTTGGTAACCCTGCATCACGCGCAGCTGGGACAGCCCTTGAACGGCTTGCTCTATATCTTGGGCAGCGAGCGGCGCTTGTGCAGCTTCGGCCTGCAGAACATGAAACGGAAGCGTCGCCGTTCCCAGTGCGGCGGCCAGCATCATGGCCGCCAGTTTATTCGAATACTTCTTCATAAGTAAGTCCTCCCTATCTTCGATGAATATGAACGATAATCGTCATATCTCCATGATAGATGAGATTCCTAAACTCCCAAGAAATCCGGGATTAAACGTTTCGAAAATATTTATTAACAATTTCTAAACTCATTCAGACCGAAAAACGATAGCCTGCTCCCCATACCGTTTCAATGTACTGCGGGTTGGATGGATCCAGCTCCATCTTTTCGCGCAGCTTTCGGACGTGAACGGTGACGGTAGCGATATCCCCGCTGGAATCCATGCCCCAAATCCGTTCGAACAATTCATGTTTGTTGAACACCCGGTTCGGATGGCTCGCCAGAAATTCAAGCAAATTAAATTCCCGGGTCGTAAACGCGACTTCCTGATTGCGTACGAACACCCTTCGCGCCGTTTTGTCGATGACCAGGCCCCGGATATGAATTTCCGAGCTTGGACTCGGACTTTGCTTGCCCAGAAGCCTTACATATCTCATCAAATGGGCTTTGGCTCTTGCGACTAATTCGCTCGGGCTAAAAGGCTTGGTAATGTAATCGTCGGCACCGAGATTAAATGCACGGATTTTATCGATCTCCTCATTCTTGGCGGATACGATCAGAATCGGGACCTCCTTGTTTTTCCTGATATGGCTGCACAACTCGTAGCCATTCATGCCGGGAAGCTGAAGGTCCACAATGATGAGGCTGTAGTCCTCGTTAAGCGCAAGCTTCAAGCCCTCGTCACCCGTATGGCATAAATCGACGGCAAAACCGTTCAGCTCAAAATAATCCCGCTCCAACTGGGCGATGGTCGTTTCGTCTTCGATGATGAGAATGCGTGTGGCCATGGGTTACCGCGCCTCCTTCCTGTTCGCTCGTTTCAGGGTAAAATACAGGCTTGTTCCGACGCCAAGCTCGCTTTCAGCCCAGATTTGGCCCCCGTGTCCTTCAATGATCTGGCTCGCAATCGCAAGACCCAGACCGCTGCCGCCTGTTGAAGAGTTGCGGGATGGCTCGGCCCGATAAAACCTTTCGAATATATAAGGGATCGCTTCCGGTGCGATGCCTGTGCCGTTATCCCGGATTTCAACCGTTACCCATTCCGGAGACAGCCGGATCGAGATGCCGATGTTTTTTTGCCCCTTGTCCATGAAATTCTGGGCATTTCCAATGATGTTGAGCACGGTTCGCTTTAATTTCTCAAGGTCGGCAATGACTTCGACAGGATCACCGGGGCGTTCCTTCCACTCCAGCCGAATGTCCTTCTCCTCCAGAACATAGCGCTGCTCATCGATGCAGTCGTCAATGAAACCGATGATATCGACATGCTCGAACATAAAGGGCACCTGCTTCAAATCCAGCTTGGAATACAGAAACAGCTCATCCACGAGTTTATCCAGATCGATGGTTTTGGTGTAGATGATATTCACGTATTTATCCATCTTCTCGGGCGTATCCGCGACGCCGTCTCGAATGCCCTCGACATAACCCTTTATATTCGTTATCGGTGTGCGCAGATCGTGTGAGATATTGGAGATCAGCTCTTTTCGGTTCTCTTCGTCCCGGAGCCGGAGCTGAATCGATTCGTGCAGCCGCTTTCGCATATTCTCAAACGTTTCGTTCAGCTGGCCGATTTCGTCCTTCGAATGCATATCCAGGGAAAACTGAAGATTCCCCTCCTTGATGTGTTCGGCCGAATTTCGGAGCAAGTCAAGCGGTTTGACCACGCTGCGCGTAATCCAGCGATATAACATCACGTTCGCAACCACGATGATGCCAACGAGACTCAATACAAGGATGGGCAACAGCTTGCGCGTTACCTCGCCGAAAGGACTTCGCTCGCGGATCACGTACACGCTTCCCTTCGTCTCGTCCGAGAACCGGAAGTCGAATTTGGCATAAGCATAAAAGCGTTCACCGATGCTCAGCGTATTGCGGATTTGATTGTTGTTCAGGTCGAATG
Proteins encoded:
- a CDS encoding S-layer homology domain-containing protein; this translates as MKKYSNKLAAMMLAAALGTATLPFHVLQAEAAQAPLAAQDIEQAVQGLSQLRVMQGYQDGTMGITSPITRAELAKMLVLAFGLEGKGQTEPSFTDVKSNAWYERYATELVALDIMQAPDGRFDPRGSVTHAELVQMVSKALKRDAKSVDYWAERFYSEEGHATRGQAAYLISIAHDAIPSEKAKITSVRALNAITLIVTFDAPLTSDDEAFAKAKEDFKFNDGLALTNMPRLKTGSISTYIVPTSVQKPGTSYTLTYKGKTAGTFTGNSTKLDMTEARQVTQDTFELEALKENGVVDYGYVISAYSGGRGANAFVLDENNSADGKVYQIISSGQAREVTITPAGGQPIVAKYVPFTQSTDGKQEPKFRLPEGQTLTPGVTYTISSDWAQIANPSFVAGSFAPLDIVGAEAVSDSSIAITLSEDPGDELFSGRSVELTDADGNQHIATYKYSSRKGAVGIFDLTQESKLKPGSTYTIKPVGEWAGETDASLTVN
- a CDS encoding sensor histidine kinase; this translates as MSIRIKLLLSFTGMLVISLLVFVLTASLFTVAATGDIRGVRDFYKVHYQVNPLTEQEESIFLELKYLAKNEPDGLLDQELLTEFDFKLRTVRAGLYVRKESLQVYESNTLNQPELEANLPPFDLNNNQIRNTLSIGERFYAYAKFDFRFSDETKGSVYVIRERSPFGEVTRKLLPILVLSLVGIIVVANVMLYRWITRSVVKPLDLLRNSAEHIKEGNLQFSLDMHSKDEIGQLNETFENMRKRLHESIQLRLRDEENRKELISNISHDLRTPITNIKGYVEGIRDGVADTPEKMDKYVNIIYTKTIDLDKLVDELFLYSKLDLKQVPFMFEHVDIIGFIDDCIDEQRYVLEEKDIRLEWKERPGDPVEVIADLEKLKRTVLNIIGNAQNFMDKGQKNIGISIRLSPEWVTVEIRDNGTGIAPEAIPYIFERFYRAEPSRNSSTGGSGLGLAIASQIIEGHGGQIWAESELGVGTSLYFTLKRANRKEAR
- a CDS encoding response regulator transcription factor → MATRILIIEDETTIAQLERDYFELNGFAVDLCHTGDEGLKLALNEDYSLIIVDLQLPGMNGYELCSHIRKNKEVPILIVSAKNEEIDKIRAFNLGADDYITKPFSPSELVARAKAHLMRYVRLLGKQSPSPSSEIHIRGLVIDKTARRVFVRNQEVAFTTREFNLLEFLASHPNRVFNKHELFERIWGMDSSGDIATVTVHVRKLREKMELDPSNPQYIETVWGAGYRFSV